In one window of Oryza sativa Japonica Group chromosome 9, ASM3414082v1 DNA:
- the LOC107276213 gene encoding high mobility group B protein 9, with protein sequence MAEKLLYPPPLLSHEEVANDRAAFMDTLRRFHSLMGTKFMIPVIGGKEMDLHALYVEVTSRGGLAKVMEERKWREVMARFSFPATTTSASYVLRRYYLSLLHHYEQVYFFRAHGALLRPAASALTKTPRRKMRGTSDQSPAAAEAGKRMALPERLGGEPCSFSVTGSIDGKFEHGYLVTVKIAAETLRGVLYRVAPPPPPPAAPPPPPPPARGRRRRGRRQRDPAQPRPNRSAYNFFFKEKHPELKATHPHREREYSRMIGDAWNRLAADDKMVYYRHSAEDKERYKREMQEYNERLKLAPSTMAG encoded by the exons ATGGCTGAGAAGCTGCTGTACCCACCACCGCTTCTCTCCCACGAGGAGGTCGCCAACGACAGAGCGGCCTTCATGGACACCCTCAGGCGCTTCCATTCCCTCATGGGCACCAAGTTCAT GATCCCTGTGATTGGAGGCAAGGAGATGGACTTGCACGCTCTCTATGTGGAGGTCACCAGCAGAGGCGGCCTCGCGAAG GTGATGGAGGAGAGGAAATGGCGGGAGGTGATGGCGCGGTTCAGTTTtcccgcgacgacgacgagcgcgtcGTACGTGCTGAGGAGGTACTACCTCAGCTTGCTCCACCACTACGAGCAGGTCTACTTCTTCCGCGCCCATGGCGCCCTCCTCCGCCCTGCTG CGTCGGCGCTGACGAAGAcgccgaggaggaagatgagagGAACCTCCGAtcagtcgccggcggcggcggaggccgggaAGAGAATGGCGCTCCCGGAGCGGCTAGGCGGAG AGCCCTGCAGCTTCAGCGTGACCGGCTCCATCGACGGCAAGTTCGAGCACGGCTACCTCGTCACCGTCAAGATCGCCGCCGAGACGCTGCGAGGCGTGCTCTACCGcgtcgcaccaccaccaccaccaccagcagcaccaccaccaccgccaccgccggcgaggggccggcggcggcgagggcggcggcagcgcgaccCGGCGCAGCCGAGGCCGAACAGGAGCGCCTACAACTTCTTCTTCAAGGAGAAGCACCCGGAGCTGAAGGCGACCCACCCGCACAGGGAGAGGGAGTACAGCAGGATGATCGGCGACGCCTGgaaccgcctcgccgccgacgacaagatg GTTTACTACAGGCACAGTGCAGAGGACAAGGAGAGGTACAAGAGGGAGATGCAGGAGTACAACGAGAGGCTCAAGCTTGCGCCGTCAACAATGGCTGGATGA
- the LOC107277584 gene encoding uncharacterized protein — translation MAAAAAANDTTPAKAAGPQLKLLVDKRSRRVLYAEARKDAVDFLIGLLRVPAGLAARVLASHGVAAPGSLATLYAAARALDDAFFLASPPSPGPDRRDAVLAPAVLPSAALPLLGERPPPPPPPPPKRYYRCNAYAMPCRSNPLNVTDTAGLACPGCRQPMTVEMKWAAGGGSKPAEEEEAAAGGEGGYVKEVVTYLVMDDLSIEPMSTISAVMLLKKFDVKDCSALDEMTVDLGPKECVKLLKASLESTTALTDVFSGGVSIDRLE, via the exons atggccgccgccgccgcggcgaacgACACGACGCCGGCGAAGGCCGCCGGGCCGCAGCTGAAGCTGCTGGTGGACAAGCGGTCGCGGCGCGTGCTGTACGCGGAGGCGCGCAAGGACGCGGTGGACTTCCTCATCGGCCTCCTCCGCGTGCCCGCGGggctcgccgcgcgcgtcctcgccagccacggcgtcgccgcgccggGCTCCCTCGCCACGCTctacgccgccgcgcgcgccctcgacgacgccttcttcctcgcgtcgccgccctccccgggCCCAGACCGCCGCGACGCGGTGCTCGCCCCCGCCGTTCTCCCCTCCGCCGCGCTTCCCCTGCTCGGCGagcgccccccgccgccgccgccgccgccgccgaagcggTACTACCGGTGCAACGCGTACGCGATGCCGTGCCGGTCGAACCCGCTGAACGTGACGGACACGGCGGGCCTCGCGTGCCCGGGGTGCCGGCAGCCGATGACGGTGGAGATGAagtgggcggccggcggcggcagcaagccggcggaggaggaggaggcggcggccggcggcgagggcgggtaCGTGAAGGAGGTGGTGACGTACCTGGTGATGGACGACCTGAGCATCGAGCCCATGTCCACCATCTCCGCCGTGATGCTGCTCAAGAAGTTCGACGTCAAGGATTGCTCCGCCCTCGACGAGATGACCGTCGACCTGGGCCCCAAAGAG TGTGTGAAGCTGCTGAAGGCGTCTCTGGAGTCGACGACGGCATTGACGGATGTGTTCAGCGGCGGCGTCTCCATTGATAGGCTTGAGTGA